The following DNA comes from Zingiber officinale cultivar Zhangliang unplaced genomic scaffold, Zo_v1.1 ctg134, whole genome shotgun sequence.
TCTTATCTTCGCTTGATTTCCTCCCACCATGCACATTTCAGAACCATCACTCCTCTGCTTTCTGTGTCAATCATGGTGCCTACGAGACTTCTTCCGGAATTTGGCTTTGTCACTATCGCCATCATCAGAATCATGATGCCCCCGTTTGTGATGGTGTCGGTGTCGTCTATCAGATTCATCTTCAGAGTCATCAGATTCATCCCTCTTCCGGTGGCTCTTGCTCCTCTTTTTATCCCTCCTACTCCTCTCGCTGTGCCTGTGCCTGTGCCCATGCCTGTCCTCTTCCACATCATCGTCCGAGCCCCTACGTTTCCTCCTCTTCTGTGTCTTCTCGTCCTCTTCGTCACTATCAGATTCATCACTATCATCAGACCTCTTCCTCCTGCTCCGCTTCCCGGACCTCCCTCTGTGCCGATGGCTCACCTTCTCCCCTTTAGAATCATTCGCTCTCTGGCGGTCGGTGCTCTTCTTTGACTTTTTGCCGAATCTTGCGGCAATGATCTTCTcaatctctggatccacatcagAGTCCGAGCTGTCAGTCTCCTCTTCTTCGTCTTCATCGTC
Coding sequences within:
- the LOC122036177 gene encoding CAX-interacting protein 4-like, whose product is MPATAGRVRMPANNRVHSSAALQTHGIWQSAIGYDPYAPTNKDADKGSALPGEDGAAASSENAYASFQGLLALARVTGSGSNEARGACKKCGRVGHLTFQCRNFLSAKDPDKDKNDAALQAAATAVFEQIKKSNGLKPESSEEDDEDEEEETDSSDSDVDPEIEKIIAARFGKKSKKSTDRQRANDSKGEKVSHRHRGRSGKRSRRKRSDDSDESDSDEEDEKTQKRRKRRGSDDDVEEDRHGHRHRHSERSRRDKKRSKSHRKRDESDDSEDESDRRHRHHHKRGHHDSDDGDSDKAKFRKKSRRHHD